One window of the Eucalyptus grandis isolate ANBG69807.140 chromosome 8, ASM1654582v1, whole genome shotgun sequence genome contains the following:
- the LOC104457376 gene encoding probable protein phosphatase 2C 63: MSRSCYRRLERCFGGGGGDKLSWHVDLKPHASGEYSIAAVQANSSLEDQAQVLTTSSATYVGVYDGHGGPEASRFIARSLFPFLHKFASEHGGVSSEVIKKSFDTMEEEFLHFVRQSWPLRPEIASMGSCCLVGVISSNVLYVANLGDSRAVLGRRNSEKNGNGAVVAERLSTDHNVSAEEIRKEVEALHPDDSGIVVNTRGVWRIKGIIQVSRSIGDFYLKRPEFNQWGPAIPLRRPLMTADPSIVSRELKKNDLFLIFASDGLWEHLTDEEAVEVVSKYPQAGIAKRLVKAALREAAKKREIRFDDIKKIKKGIRRHFHDDISVVVVFLDHSHDSHHSRVMRRDTYEITTVPVDIFSHNADEADC, encoded by the exons ATGTCCCGATCGTGCTACAGGCGCCTGGAGAGGTGCTtcggcgggggcggcggggaCAAGCTGTCGTGGCACGTCGATCTGAAGCCGCACGCCTCCGGGGAGTACTCGATCGCGGCCGTGCAGGCGAATTCCTCGCTGGAGGACCAGGCGCAGGTCCTGACCACCTCGTCGGCCACGTACGTCGGGGTCTACGACGGCCACGGCGGGCCCGAGGCGTCCCGCTTCATCGCCCGCTCCCTGTTTCCGTTCCTTCACA AGTTCGCGTCGGAGCATGGTGGAGTATCCTCTGAAGTCATTAAAAAGTCATTCGATACTATGGAAGAAGAGTTCTTGCACTTTGTGAGGCAATCCTGGCCTCTCCGGCCGGAGATTGCGTCCATGGGTTCGTGTTGTCTTGTTGGAGTGATTTCGAGCAACGTTCTCTATGTGGCGAATCTTGGTGACTCGAGGGCGGTGCTCGGCCGgagaaattcagaaaaaaatggaaatggtGCGGTGGTGGCGGAGAGATTGTCCACTGATCATAATGTTTCCGCCGAGGAGATTAGGAAGGAGGTGGAGGCCCTTCATCCCGATGATTCTGGTATTGTTGTGAATACTCGTGGTGTCTGGAGAATCAAGGGAATAATTCAG GTGTCAAGATCAATTGGAGATTTCTACTTGAAGAGACCTGAGTTTAATCAATGGGGACCAGCAATTCCATTAAGAAGACCTTTAATGACAGCTGACCCCTCTATAGTTAGTcgagaattaaagaaaaatgacttattCTTGATATTCGCTTCAGATGGTCTCTGGGAGCATTTGACTGATGAAGAAGCTGTTGAAGTTGTCTCGAAATATCCACAAGCT ggGATAGCCAAGCGACTGGTGAAAGCTGCCCTTCGGGAGGCTGCGAAGAAAAGAGAGATCCGATTCGATGacataaagaaaatcaagaagGGCATAAGACGGCATTTCCATGATGATATATCGGTGGTCGTGGTTTTCCTCGACCACTCGCATGATTCTCACCATTCTAGAGTCATGCGTCGAGACACCTATGAAATCACGACTGTGCCTGTCGACATTTTTTCACATAACGCAGATGAAGCTGATTGCTGA
- the LOC104457375 gene encoding probable esterase KAI2: MGIVEDAHNVKVLGAGERTIVLAHGFGTDQSVWKHLVPHLVDTHRVVIYDNMGAGTTNPEYFDFERYTTLEGYAYDLLAILEELHIESCIFVGHSVSAMVGSIASISRPDLFAKIVMLSGSPRYVNDPDYFGGFEQEDLDQLFEAMRENYKAWCSGFAPLAVGGDMDSVAVQEFSRTLFNMRPDIALSVAQTIFNSDMRSILRLVTVPCHIIQSMKDLAVPVVVSEYLHQNLGGDSIVEVMQSDGHLPQLSSPDTVIPVILRHIRYDIAT, from the exons ATGGGGATCGTGGAGGACGCGCACAACGTGAAGGTGCTGGGGGCGGGGGAGCGGACGATCGTGCTGGCGCACGGGTTCGGGACGGACCAGTCGGTGTGGAAGCACCTGGTGCCGCACCTGGTGGACACGCACCGGGTGGTGATCTACGACAACATGGGGGCCGGCACCACCAACCCGGAATACTTCGACTTCGAGCGGTACACCACCCTGGAGGGCTACGCCTACGACCTCCTGGCCATCCTGGAGGAGCTCCACATCGAGTCCTGCATATTCGTCGGCCACTCCGTCTCCGCCATGGTCGGCTCCATCGCCTCCATCAGCCGCcccgacctcttcgccaagatcGTCATGCTTTCCGGCTCCCCCAG gtaCGTGAATGACCCGGACTACTTTGGAGGGTTTGAACAGGAGGACCTAGACCAGCTCTTCGAGGCGATGCGCGAGAACTACAAGGCGTGGTGCTCCGGCTTCGCGCCCTTGGCCGTCGGCGGCGACATGGACTCGGTGGCCGTCCAGGAGTTCAGCCGCACGCTCTTCAACATGCGGCCCGACATTGCCCTTAGTGTCGCCCAGACCATCTTCAACAGCGACATGCGCTCCATCCTCCGCCTCGTCACCGTCCCTTGCCACATCATCCAGAGCATGAAGGACCTCGCCGTCCCCGTCGTCGTCTCGGAGTACCTGCACCAGAACCTCGGCGGCGACTCCATAGTGGAGGTCATGCAATCCGACGGCCACCTCCCCCAGCTCAGCTCACCCGACACCGTCATCCCCGTCATCCTTCGCCACATCCGCTACGACATCGCCACCTAG